The genomic interval GCATTAATGGAATGGGCATTCCCATTGGCAAGTTGGCGCTCTACACTGCATGTGCAGGTATTCGCCCCGAGGCCACCCTGCCTTTGACTTTGGATCTGGGAACAAGCAACAAGACCCTCCGGGAAGACCCGTTGTACATGGGTAGCCGTCGTGACAAGATTACGCCGGAAGAGGAGCGGGAGTTCATGGATGAGTTGATGTCTGCTCTTACGGAGCGTTGGCCTGGGTAAGTAGTGACTCCTCTGATCGACCCAACATCTTCCGATATTACGGGCACTAACGGAACGGCTCACGCCCTGCAGCATTGTCATTCAGTTCGAAGACTTCAAGAACCCCTTCCCTGCCTTGGAGCGTTACCGTGATATTTACACGTGCTTCAACGATGATATTCAGGGCACAGGAGCCGTCATCCTGGGTGGAGTCATCAACGCCGTGAAGCGCTCGGGCCTTCCTTGCAAGGATCACCGTGCTGTCTTCTTTGGTGCGGGAAGTGCCGGTGTCGGCGTTGCTAAACAAATTGTTGCTTTCTTTATGCGTGAGGGCATGACTGAGGATGAGGCCCGGTCCTGCTTCTACCTGGTCGACACCAAGGGTCTCGTCACCAATGACCGTGGCGACAAGCTCGCCGAGCACAAGGTCTACTTCGCCCGAGAGGACAATGAAGGCCAGCAGTACAAGACcctggaggaggttgtcgacTATGTGAAGCCAACTATCCTCATGGGTTTGTCAACCATTGGTGGTGTCTTCACCCCAGAGATCCTACGCAAGATGGCCGACTGGAACACCGCTCCTATcattttccctctctccaACCCCTCCTCCAAGTCCGAATGTGACTTCGAGACCGCTATTACTCACACTGATGGTCGGGCTCTCTTTGCCTCTGGCTCCCCCTTCCAGCCCTTCTCATTCACCAACTCTGCTGGAGAGACTCGCACCTACTATCCCGGCCAAGGCAACAACATGTATGTCTTCCCTGGTATCGGTCTGGGTACAATCCTCTCCAAGGCCGTCAAGATCACCGACAGCATGATCTATGCGTCGGGTGCGGCCCTCTCGCAGGCCCTGACTGCGGAGGAGATCGAGCGCGGTCTCCTCTACCCCGACTTGACCCGGATCCGCCAGGTCAGCGTTGTGGTGACGCGCAAGGTTATCCGCGCTGCACAGGAAGACAAGGTTGATCGTGAGACTGCCTTGCGCAGCATGAACGATGACGCGCTTGATGCCTGGATCAAGGCCCGCATGTATGATGCTCACAGCGAAGTTCTGGCCTTGGAGAGGGAAGTTGGTGCCCTCCTGCACAACTTGAACCCAGCCTCACTTTTGAACGGGCTGTCAAGTGAAGAGAATGCCAAACTGTAAATGCTCgcattctttttgttcttcttccctgaTATCCTCTTGTTCCATCTTTTCCATGCTCGACTCCGTAGCATATTCCCTTCGAGCAATCTTCCTTCCGTCACTAAAATCCTGGGACTATCCAGGCTggtttgatttgatttgaagCGCTTTTTTGTTCATGCCTCATGGCCGTTGGCTAGAAGGATGTATTTGTTCCTGTATACCCCGTTCATCACTAATTGCAATTTGTCCTACATTTTCGGACTTGGGTATTTGTTCGGTTCGTTTTAGAATGGTCCATGATTGTGGTATTTCGGGCAAATTGAATGAATAACAACTGATTGAATTGgacttgtttttttttttttttttttccatcaTGTTTCGTATTCCAACACTTACAGTAAATTGGTATAGGCAAGGTATCTCTCTGGGGGCCGTGAACCTCCACTTGGACCCTCGCAAGCTTTTCCCCCTCGTGGACATGTGAAGTGGGGAAGTGCGGAGGACTTCGTTTGAATCTCTCCGGCGGTGGCGCTGAGGTTAAGGTTGTGCAGATCTAATCTTTACCCCTTCGCAATGGATGTCGTATTGGGAGTTATGAATGAATGGTCCCTCGCCGTGGAATGTTGGAAACATGTGGGAACTGAACGTTCAAGGAATTCCTCTATCTAACTCTGTCAGGGTTGGTTACCACCACCATTGCCTATATGATCTGGACCCCGCTCGACGTGGCTTTTCCATATCCGGTAAACCTGAAGATTGCGGTATCCTCccattgtcttcttcttccccaggCAACAAGAGCTTGCGCATTCATTGAGCATGACGATAGCAGTAGAGAGATGCCTGGAATTTGCAACCTGCTACACTGCCATGCGCTCGGGGTCGTTTCGTTTCGTTTCGTTTGAATTCTTTTCTGAAAACTATCATTACCTCTATTACTATCACTAATATCTTTATAGGATTGCTAATATGGTGGCTCTCATTATTAAGTATCACTAATCAATATGGTTGATGACAAGTTTTCTTCATGAAGCTTTCGGAATGCCCCATCCGTTATCCGTTCGGCTTGCCTTTGCTCCGCCCATCGCTATGAGAACAGTGGATATCTGCCTCGGTTGTGCATATCCGATCTGCGGGAACGTATATCAATCCTGAGCGTCCTCCGGTACCTGGTCACATTAGCCTAACCAAttcattttttctatatactactaCCGCAATGTCGTCTCCTCTAAGCGACGCCGTCAAATTACCTTGCGGTTTGGTGTTTCCCAACCGCTTTGTTAAGGTAAAGACCTACCCTGACCCGCAAACCCATTCTTCTAACAGTGCTGCCAGGCTGCAATGGCCGAGATGATGGCGGGATGGGAGCATATTCCGACACCGTCACTGCTTGAGGTCTACAATCAATGGGGCCAAGGAGGGTGGGGTGCTCTACTTACAGGTAAAACATTTAATAGCCCGATGTGTAACCTACCATATCAGCGTGTTAATGTGATCTGTCAGGAAACGTCCAAGTTGACATAGACCATCTCGGGAGTCACTTCGACCCTGCTCTGCACGGTGAATATACCGGCAAAGAGGGTAACGAAGCCCTCGTTGAGACCTGGGCCAAATATGCCCAAGCATGCCAACAACATGGAACTCCTGCCATCGTACAGATCAGCCATCCCGGTCGGCAGTCACTCCGCGGTGCTGGCAACCGAGGTCTCTTTGCGCCGACTATAGCGCCGAGTGCGATTCCAGTGCAGTTTGGGGATGGTTGGTTGGACTGGTTCGTTAGCAGGATCGCATTCCCGGCACCGAGAGAAATGACACAGGCAGATATTGAAAATGTAACGAGGAAGTTCGTTGATACGGCTCGGTTAATGGCCGATAGTGGATTCTCCGGCGTTGAGCTGCATGGTGCCCATGGATATCTAATCGGTACGTCTCTGTGGGCCTGCGGGTGTCTCCAGGATCAGTTGCTAATAATGCAGATCAATTCTTGAACCCGAAGGTAACGACCCAATTCAGGTAACTACTAAACGCCACTTAACACCTTGCAAACAGACAAACCTTCGTACAGATGTGTACGGCGGCActctggagaagagagcaaaATTTGTCCTAGATATCATTACCGAAATTCGAAAAGCCGTTCCATCGAAGTTCTGTGTGGGCATCAAACTCAACTCTGCAGACCACAGCTCATCAACCTTTGAAGAAACCATGGCTCAAATTGGATTACTGGTAGAGGCCGGGATTGACTTCCTCGAAGTCAGTGGTGGAAGTTATGAAGATCCCAGTGTAGGCGCCCTCGCTCCATCATCCAACTGTTTATCACACAGGCTCATCGCATACAGATGATGGGAGGGACACAGCCGCAGAAGAGTGCCCGCACAGCAGCCCGTGAGGCCTTCTTCATCGAGTTCGCAACCGAGGCCCGCAAGCGGTACCCTGATCTTGTCTTCATGCTGACAGGCGGCTTCCGAAGCCGGACAGGCGCCGAGTCCGCTATCAAGGAGAATGCATGCGATCTAATTGGAATCGGCCGCCCGGCGGCTATTGACGCCAAGTTCCCTCAATTGCTTCTCGATGAAAGTGTGCCAGATGAGAAAGCGCAGTTGCTCCTGAACAAGGTTCCCGCTCCATTTATTACTCGTTTCCTTCCTACGAAGATCATAGGCGCTGGGCTAGAAACTGTAAGATACCCTATTGACGTTCAAGAGACAGCTTGCTAATCGGAACAGACATATTACGGGGGGCAGATTCAACGGATAGCAAAGGGACTGAGGACCATGGTACCGTCTGTTTGATTGCACCATCGGTGCTCTTTGTAATGTTTTCTATATAAGTAAGCTTAATACCATAGACCCGGATTTATTGAACAGCACAGGGTCAATCCATTTCGtctttaattattatctatatacagTTCATCAGAGCATTCTAGCTTTACAGGCTCAGTATCAATCTAACCGAACCTCTTGTCCAGCAACTTTGGCAAACTGTCCACGCTGGTCTTGCCTTCGAGAATGCCTAATCAGATATTAGCAACCACAGTTCACAGAAACAGCGCCTAGTTTCATAGGCGAGACTCACCATATACAGCATCGAACAAGGGGAAGTCCTGCACTTTCCCATGCTTCTCAAGGAATTCGTGAACGGACTTCGCCGTTGACGTTCCCTGCAACTTCTGCCCGTTCATCTCAGTCTTTTCAATCTCATCTACATTCACCCCCTTCTCCACGGCATGCTTCGCAGACCGGAAGTTCCTTCCAGCAGAACAAGATGCGACCAGATCAGCAATGCCCGCACTTTCCTCCGTAAACGTCCTCTCATTGACAGACTGTGGGAACCAAGTCCGTCCAaacttcaccatctccaccaCCCCAACCCGAATGACTGCCGCTTTGCCATTTTCTCCCCATCCTTTCCCGGCGACGAAACCTGCCGCCAATGCCACGATATTTTTCAGCGCACCGCTCAGCGCAACGCCCGcgacatcatccaccacATTGACATGGAAATACGGTCGTCCAAACAACGTCCGCCACAGCTCCGCATCAACCGTCACAAGCTCCTGCGGCACCCGCGTCAACTTTGTATGCGTCGGCCTCGTTTTCACCTGCCTCTGCTCATCAATCTTAATCTTATTGTCCTCCGGACTTCCATCCTCGGCTTTGACATCCATCGGCGGCGTATCATATCCAATAGTCGTCTCACTGAACTTCTCCGCCGCAACCTCCGGCGCAATATTTGCCCCAGACAACGACCCACAATAAATCGCCAGCTTCTCCATAATCAGCTCTGAAAACAACGTCACCATCCCATCCGTCACATCTACGCCCTTCACGCACGATATCGCCCTCGCGTACGGCAAGTGCTTCCCCTTAATCTGATCCAGTGTCTTCTCGATAAACTGATGCGGGAGGTTGAAGACCAGGATCGTTGCATCTTTCACCACGTCCTCGAGGTTCGGGTTCGCAACCACGTTCTCTGGGAGTCGGATCCCCGGTAGGTACTTCACGTTCTCGTGTACGGCGTTGATCACCTCGGTAAGGTTCTGGGGCTTGTCGCCGTATTTAGAGTGGTGGGGGGAGTCGGACGGGATCTGAATCTGTTCTTCGAATACCCACATTTGGACCTTCGGGGTGAAGAGTTCGGGGTGTGAGGCTGTATTTTCGGCGAGGATTTTGGCAATTGTTGAGCCCCTTTTTTTGGTGGTTAGTATTGGGTGCTATGGTTATATTTAGGGGTATGTATATACCAGTTTCCGGAGCCGATAACGGCTACGGTgtgttgtttcttttgctgtGGCATTTTTTGTTAAATATTTGTTTATGCTATTTGGATGGATATCGATTGTAAATGTCTTGTAGAACTGCTTGGTTGCGTTGATTCAATGTGTATATGTATCCGAATGTAGAACTATGATGTATTCGGTTCCTGATCTATGCCATGTCGCATCGACGTCATCTGGACGTGACCTTTAGTCAACTCCAGACGTCACAGACCTTGCCTGCACAACTGtcttattaattttatgTCTCGCGTTTCTGGCAACGTTCCCGTTCTCTTATTGGGTTTTCGGTTTGTGTTGGATTTATGCGGGAATCTGTTGTATAGTGCTTACATGGCAGGCCTGCTGTATGAGAACAAATTTTTCAAACAATTGTAAATTTACAAGTGcctaattttatttttgagGAGTTATTCTATGGCTTCCTATATTGAGTGAAAACTATACTGCTTATATAGCATTTTCTACTTTATTCTCCTGTATTTAGCAAACAGTTTCCCTTTAAGAGAATCCTGAAAGtgatatttatttcttaatcTACTAATAATCTTTATACTTCTTTCTATGGTATAGTCTGTCGCACATCACAGAGGATCAAACAGTACAGAATCCTCACCGTTCCACAGATTCCCCGATAAACTCTCTAAAGTCTCAAAATCAGGCATCCAGAACGGGCAATCTTCCTCCAGGTCAATCCAGGGAGCAAGCTGGAATGCCATGCGCACTCCGTGATCCTGTGCTGCCGGATCCATCTGCACTGAGTTGACATCGGGCATGTTCGGACCGGTTGTCGGATACTCCTTGGACATGCTAGCAGTGTTGCGCGGATTGGCGCTGCCATGTTGGGCTGTCATCAGTTCGGCCATTCCAACTTTCTTGGCTGCGTCGCTTCCTTCGAGCTTCTCCATGGCCGCGTTGACGAGGAGCTCGAATGCGTCTCGGTATTTCTTGACCCATGCTGCTCGTTCGCCCATGACGAATAGTACCGTGGAGCAGGCGCGGATGTCGTTGCTCATCTGCACGGACCATACCTCGCTAGTGTGCGTCCATAGGGCGTACAGCAATGTGATACCTGCCATGAATACGGTCTGCACTGCTAGGAAAGAGTGACCGTATTCGAGCGACTGGTGTAATCTTTTATGGGTCTGGCAGATGTCGCCGGCCGCGCGGAGACAGATATGATAATATGGGTCTGTGAGAGGGAGCGACGGCAGAAAAGGCTGAATCAAAAGTCGTAGCGCCCGGTTGTAATGTAACATTGGATAGTCAAGATCTGGTCCATTAAATCGCAGTAGTGCTGATTGTTTCCACTCTTCTAATTCAAGGAACAGACGGTCCATCTTTGAGCGGAGGGTGTGGAGTGGTCGATCTGCCCGATATATCTTATGTTGAACTTTGGAATCAATCTGGCGTACTTTGATTAAAAATAAGGCAAATGTCATCGTTGTTGGTCTATCTGTCGGGGGCGCTGCACTTAGAACAGTTGGGTCCCGTACGTCATCGTCCACGTCTAAGGGCAAGGGGAGGTCGATGTTCCTGTCTGCAATGCTGAAGGGTCGACCCAGGGACATGGATACGACTCTCTCTAAGTAGTAAACTGTCCAGAATAGCCTTCGCCGCAGTTGGGCTGTAAATAGGTCAAGGCTGACCTCATTTGCTTTCCTGTGTAGCCCCAGGTCAATAGCAGTTCGCATCGCTAGTCCTATCATGTACCACACTCCCTGACTAGACGCGGAGCGAAGGTGGTACACAACTAGAAGCGTCATGGCTTTTATGTTTTCAATGGAACGTGCTTCGCACATAGCTGAAGCTTGTTGAAGGGCGGTCATATAGAATCGCTTCTATAGATTAGAGCATGTTTCGATAGGCTATAGTGTACAACTTACCTCAGGAGGGATGTATGAGTACCGCTCACTTAATTGGAGAAAGGTCGCCCCAATCGCGTAGACTATGTATAGCTGAAATATCCCAAATTTATCGGCCTTGGAAAGTTCCTCGCGTTTTTTCTTTGCCAACTGCCAGCGGGCTTCGTGCAGTCGCCATAGCTCTCTCCTATCGAGGAATGGATACCGTGTATGGAGTCGTGTCAGGTAAGCATTCATGATTCGTGATCCCATTTCGTCATTCGGTGGCTCAGCACCCTTCGCCAGTAGTTCCTCCATCCTCGGTGGTCGAGACCGATCACCGCTATTTTTAGTACTAACTGGTTGATAGGAAAGACCCAGATTTGCATGATTCGCACTTAGGCCATTTCCGGTAGATTGAGCGCTCTCTAAACCTCGCGGCGACGCCAGGACTTGGTTCCAGACCGTTGTCTGAACCATTTCACCCAGGTTGGCTGCCAGAGAGACTCCTGAGCTCGACCCCACATACGCAGGAGCCTCTAGGGAATTCAATGCAAGAAATCCCACCAGGTCCCCGATAGCGTTGTGGTCGATGCCAGTCGGAGAACTACCCTGAACCGCTGCTTGGTTAGGAGGTGACAAGAATGCAGCAACTGGGTTTGAGACACCACCACTGGCATTATTGCCCCTCCGCCCTGACTTAAGTTGCGTCTCAAGATACTCGACACGTTCTTCTAAAGCACGAGTGTACCTACTTGCATTAGGGCATTTAggagaaatataaatactattgAAGTGGGCAAGCTTACGCATTTTGCTGGCCACTCTCCTGTCGCACGGTGGCCTTGTCACATGCAGTCCCGGCCTTTTGACAATTGGAGCACACCGGGTACTCGTTGTCACACTACCCAATTGTCAGGACTTTTTGCTAGCGACACTTACCATAATCAGAACTAGGATGGGACTTACTTTCTGCTTCCTCGTTTTACAGCGCGTGCATGCTGTTCTGGCGCGCTTCCGAGGGTTGTATTCTTGGGACGGAGTTGAGTCTCTAGAAGGTCCCGTTAATTCATTTAGATCCATGACATGGAAATATACGTGAAGGCATGGTTCATGTCAAACAAAAGATCGTCAGTGGATTCCAGAAATGTGGAGAGATGGTTGTTGGAGACATGGGAGTAATACAATCGGAATATCGGGACGCCAA from Aspergillus flavus chromosome 7, complete sequence carries:
- a CDS encoding NADP-dependent malic enzyme MaeA (NADP+-dependent malic enzyme) yields the protein MTTGMLWISPQRGSMLARIHKNRLLPIVSSPRAIISSASFSSSSLSFSVAGTRPNSSVTQFAPMARLPSQQGRQVHATSTSYVNHAAPVEANYDTANPPYIRKYLRTYGLTPPRAESYEVQKTRCLAQLALKQTAIDKFLYLSTLRKNNVHLFYRLVTDHLRELTPLIYTPVVGEACQRWSEIYQQPEGMYLSWEDRGNLAAVIANWPQPNVEITCITDGSRILGLGDLGINGMGIPIGKLALYTACAGIRPEATLPLTLDLGTSNKTLREDPLYMGSRRDKITPEEEREFMDELMSALTERWPGIVIQFEDFKNPFPALERYRDIYTCFNDDIQGTGAVILGGVINAVKRSGLPCKDHRAVFFGAGSAGVGVAKQIVAFFMREGMTEDEARSCFYLVDTKGLVTNDRGDKLAEHKVYFAREDNEGQQYKTLEEVVDYVKPTILMGLSTIGGVFTPEILRKMADWNTAPIIFPLSNPSSKSECDFETAITHTDGRALFASGSPFQPFSFTNSAGETRTYYPGQGNNMYVFPGIGLGTILSKAVKITDSMIYASGAALSQALTAEEIERGLLYPDLTRIRQVSVVVTRKVIRAAQEDKVDRETALRSMNDDALDAWIKARMYDAHSEVLALEREVGALLHNLNPASLLNGLSSEENAKL
- a CDS encoding flavin oxidoreductase (FMN binding oxidoreductase), coding for MSSPLSDAVKLPCGLVFPNRFVKAAMAEMMAGWEHIPTPSLLEVYNQWGQGGWGALLTGNVQVDIDHLGSHFDPALHGEYTGKEGNEALVETWAKYAQACQQHGTPAIVQISHPGRQSLRGAGNRGLFAPTIAPSAIPVQFGDGWLDWFVSRIAFPAPREMTQADIENVTRKFVDTARLMADSGFSGVELHGAHGYLIDQFLNPKTNLRTDVYGGTLEKRAKFVLDIITEIRKAVPSKFCVGIKLNSADHSSSTFEETMAQIGLLVEAGIDFLEVSGGSYEDPSMMGGTQPQKSARTAAREAFFIEFATEARKRYPDLVFMLTGGFRSRTGAESAIKENACDLIGIGRPAAIDAKFPQLLLDESVPDEKAQLLLNKVPAPFITRFLPTKIIGAGLETTYYGGQIQRIAKGLRTMVPSV
- a CDS encoding glycerol-3-phosphate dehydrogenase/dihydroxyacetone 3-phosphate reductase (glycerol-3-phosphate dehydrogenase [NAD+]), with amino-acid sequence MPQQKKQHTVAVIGSGNWGSTIAKILAENTASHPELFTPKVQMWVFEEQIQIPSDSPHHSKYGDKPQNLTEVINAVHENVKYLPGIRLPENVVANPNLEDVVKDATILVFNLPHQFIEKTLDQIKGKHLPYARAISCVKGVDVTDGMVTLFSELIMEKLAIYCGSLSGANIAPEVAAEKFSETTIGYDTPPMDVKAEDGSPEDNKIKIDEQRQVKTRPTHTKLTRVPQELVTVDAELWRTLFGRPYFHVNVVDDVAGVALSGALKNIVALAAGFVAGKGWGENGKAAVIRVGVVEMVKFGRTWFPQSVNERTFTEESAGIADLVASCSAGRNFRSAKHAVEKGVNVDEIEKTEMNGQKLQGTSTAKSVHEFLEKHGKVQDFPLFDAVYGILEGKTSVDSLPKLLDKRFG